A part of Armatimonadota bacterium genomic DNA contains:
- a CDS encoding crossover junction endodeoxyribonuclease RuvC yields MGIDPGLEHTGYGVLQGGGTRPRVMEMGVLATDWRGELGGRLQHLHQDVEMLLRDVRPSLVILEDLFAHPRFPRTAIVLGHARGVICLAVAASGTRMVTLAPSVVKRAVTGSGRATKAQVQQAVRALLGLRRLPEPHAADALALAYAGLARLRTVSR; encoded by the coding sequence ATGGGAATTGATCCCGGTCTGGAGCACACCGGATACGGCGTCCTTCAGGGTGGAGGTACCCGTCCCAGGGTCATGGAGATGGGGGTGTTGGCGACGGACTGGCGCGGCGAGTTGGGCGGCCGCCTGCAGCACCTGCACCAGGACGTGGAGATGCTTCTGCGCGACGTGCGCCCCTCCTTGGTGATCCTCGAGGATCTGTTCGCGCACCCGCGGTTCCCCAGGACCGCGATCGTGCTGGGGCACGCGCGCGGCGTGATCTGCCTGGCCGTGGCCGCATCCGGTACCCGGATGGTGACGCTGGCGCCGAGCGTGGTGAAGCGCGCGGTGACCGGATCGGGCCGGGCCACGAAGGCGCAGGTCCAGCAAGCCGTGCGCGCGCTCCTGGGCTTGCGCCGTCTGCCCGAGCCACATGCCGCCGATGCCCTGGCGCTCGCGTACGCAGGGCTGGCGCGACTGCGGACGGTGAGCCGGTGA
- a CDS encoding Holliday junction DNA helicase RuvA: MIRFLRGRVLRRIEGAIVLEVGGVGYEVLLPPVVEGALPSGEEDAPLELFVFYHATTNQPRPMLIGFLREVEQEFFERFITVDGLGPTKAVRAMVRSVHEIADAIERRDAAFLQRLPGIGGRSAEKVIATLHGKMGKYALLREAAEPPKAPEADFREEVVEVLTRQLGHRAAEARRMVEEALRRAPHLDSVEALFQEVYRLERGAVE; encoded by the coding sequence GTGATCCGGTTTCTGCGCGGGCGGGTGCTGCGCCGCATCGAGGGGGCGATCGTGCTCGAGGTCGGCGGGGTGGGCTACGAGGTGCTGCTGCCGCCCGTGGTCGAGGGGGCCCTGCCCTCGGGCGAGGAGGACGCGCCGCTGGAGCTGTTCGTCTTCTACCACGCTACGACCAACCAGCCCCGGCCGATGCTGATAGGGTTCCTGCGCGAGGTCGAGCAGGAGTTCTTCGAGCGGTTCATCACCGTGGACGGCCTGGGCCCGACCAAGGCCGTGCGCGCCATGGTGCGGTCGGTCCACGAGATCGCCGACGCGATCGAGCGGCGGGATGCCGCGTTTCTTCAACGGCTGCCGGGCATCGGCGGCCGCAGCGCGGAGAAGGTGATCGCGACGCTGCACGGCAAGATGGGCAAGTACGCGCTGCTGCGAGAGGCCGCCGAGCCCCCCAAGGCCCCTGAGGCCGACTTCCGCGAGGAGGTCGTCGAGGTGCTCACACGCCAGCTCGGACACCGTGCGGCCGAGGCCCGCCGGATGGTGGAGGAGGCGCTCCGCCGTGCCCCGCACCTGGACTCGGTTGAGGCGCTCTTTCAGGAGGTCTACCGCCTGGAGAGGGGTGCGGTCGAATGA
- the ruvB gene encoding Holliday junction branch migration DNA helicase RuvB: protein MSRQRLDPEVAAEEERVLRTLRPQRLDECIGQTRVIEGLRISIDAACGRSESLDHVLLHGPPGLGKTTLASVVAREMGAQLVGTSGPALERGGDLMGILTNLNAGDILFIDEIHRLSRGIEELLYPAMEDFCVNFVLDKGQHARTLRYQLRPFTLVGATTRAGLLSSPLRERFGIFHHLDFFTTEDLTRVVLRSAGILQVPVEPGGAEEIACRSRGTPRIANRLLRRVRDYAQVRAGGVVTQAVAREALEFEGVDHLGLDGLDRDLLRTLIQVYGGGPAGIEALAASLHEDIDTLEEVVEPYLLKAGLIARTPGGRRATSAAYAHLGLAAPEGRGQGSLWAK from the coding sequence ATGAGCCGGCAGCGGCTGGACCCCGAGGTTGCCGCCGAGGAGGAGCGGGTCCTCCGCACGCTCCGGCCGCAGCGGCTCGACGAGTGCATCGGACAGACGCGGGTCATCGAGGGGCTGCGCATCAGCATTGACGCCGCCTGCGGTCGGAGCGAATCGCTGGACCACGTTCTGCTCCACGGCCCGCCCGGGCTGGGCAAGACCACGCTGGCCTCTGTCGTGGCCCGGGAGATGGGCGCTCAACTCGTGGGCACGAGCGGGCCGGCGCTGGAACGGGGCGGCGACCTGATGGGGATCCTCACGAACCTCAACGCCGGGGACATCCTCTTCATTGACGAGATCCACCGCCTCTCGCGGGGGATCGAGGAGTTGCTCTACCCCGCGATGGAGGATTTCTGCGTGAACTTCGTCCTGGACAAGGGACAGCATGCGCGCACCCTGCGCTACCAGCTCCGGCCCTTTACCCTGGTCGGAGCGACGACGCGGGCCGGGTTGCTGTCATCGCCGCTGCGGGAGCGGTTCGGCATCTTCCACCATCTGGACTTCTTCACGACTGAGGACCTGACACGGGTCGTTCTCCGGTCGGCCGGGATCCTGCAGGTGCCGGTGGAGCCGGGTGGGGCCGAGGAGATCGCGTGCCGGTCACGCGGTACCCCCAGGATAGCCAACCGCCTGCTGCGCCGGGTCCGTGACTACGCTCAGGTGCGGGCCGGGGGCGTGGTAACCCAGGCGGTCGCCCGAGAGGCGCTGGAGTTCGAGGGCGTGGACCACCTCGGCCTGGACGGGCTCGATCGCGATCTGCTGCGCACCCTGATCCAGGTATACGGCGGCGGCCCTGCCGGCATCGAGGCCCTGGCCGCGTCGCTGCACGAGGACATTGACACGCTAGAGGAGGTGGTGGAGCCCTATCTCCTCAAGGCCGGTCTCATTGCCCGCACGCCGGGCGGCCGGCGCGCCACCTCGGCAGCGTACGCCCACCTGGGTCTGGCTGCTCCCGAGGGGCGCGGCCAGGGGAGCCTGTGGGCAAAGTGA
- a CDS encoding SpoIID/LytB domain-containing protein, translated as MGKVRPSGGLMVLVAVALLAFGAPARGWQGTAPGPDLVRVGLVLGQESLTVACSGPFELLDVESGRRETLEAGRLTARAAAAGLELDGVAYGTLVRLMPRSAYLQIGGRPYRGLIEIRRTLAGRVTAINELDLEEYLYGVVRSEMDPRWPPEALRAQAIAARSLAVHSTGRFAAEGYDVRATTDSQVYGGVAAEDARTSAAVDATRGLVLLYNGRPALGVFHADSGGATESSEFVWGSVTPHLRGVPDPFSRDAPGHEWTLRLDMAVIEARLQRAGRPLSGLSRLEVASTSPSGRVMVLRLVAASGGGEMRGTDFRVAVGTSVLRSTLFAVRSYPAEGAVELAGRGFGHGVGMSQWGARGMALAGHDYTAILKYFYTGVAIAARP; from the coding sequence GTGGGCAAAGTGAGGCCCTCCGGCGGGCTGATGGTGCTCGTGGCTGTAGCGCTGCTTGCATTTGGCGCGCCTGCCCGCGGCTGGCAGGGAACGGCGCCAGGCCCGGACCTGGTCCGCGTGGGGCTGGTGCTGGGTCAGGAATCCCTGACCGTGGCCTGCTCCGGCCCGTTCGAGCTGCTCGATGTCGAGTCGGGCCGTCGCGAGACGCTCGAAGCAGGACGGCTGACTGCGCGCGCCGCGGCAGCAGGGCTCGAACTGGACGGGGTTGCCTACGGTACGCTGGTCCGCCTGATGCCGCGATCCGCCTACCTTCAGATCGGCGGCCGGCCGTACAGAGGCCTGATCGAGATTCGCCGCACGCTGGCTGGCCGCGTGACCGCTATCAACGAGCTTGACCTGGAGGAGTACCTCTACGGCGTGGTGCGCAGCGAGATGGATCCGCGATGGCCGCCCGAGGCGCTGCGGGCACAGGCAATAGCCGCGCGCTCGCTGGCCGTGCACAGCACCGGCAGGTTCGCGGCCGAGGGCTACGACGTGCGCGCCACGACCGATTCGCAGGTCTACGGCGGGGTGGCGGCCGAGGATGCCCGCACATCCGCCGCTGTGGACGCCACGCGCGGGCTCGTCCTCCTCTACAACGGCAGGCCCGCGCTCGGCGTCTTCCACGCGGACTCGGGCGGAGCCACGGAGAGCAGCGAGTTCGTCTGGGGCAGCGTGACGCCCCACCTGCGCGGCGTGCCTGATCCGTTTTCCAGGGACGCGCCTGGTCACGAGTGGACCCTCCGGCTCGATATGGCCGTGATCGAAGCGCGGCTGCAGCGCGCGGGCCGTCCCCTGTCGGGCCTCTCTCGCCTCGAGGTTGCGTCCACCAGCCCGTCCGGACGGGTGATGGTCCTCCGGCTGGTTGCCGCCTCCGGAGGAGGCGAGATGCGGGGCACCGATTTCCGCGTGGCGGTGGGCACGAGCGTGCTGCGCAGCACGCTGTTCGCCGTGCGTTCCTACCCGGCCGAAGGCGCGGTCGAGCTCGCAGGGCGGGGTTTCGGCCACGGCGTGGGAATGAGCCAGTGGGGCGCCCGCGGCATGGCGCTCGCAGGCCATGACTACACCGCCATCCTCAAGTACTTCTACACGGGTGTCGCGATCGCCGCCCGTCCCTGA
- the queA gene encoding tRNA preQ1(34) S-adenosylmethionine ribosyltransferase-isomerase QueA codes for MRLSDFEYALPPELVAQRPASPRDASRLLVLDRSTRRTTHRNFRDIGEYLRRGDTLVVNDTRVIPARLRGRRRTGGGAVELLLLRPSGGRLGAEGDWEALARPGRRLPTGTIVEVGPHSAPLEVVGRLPGGRRVVRLLSGGTMLDLLRSCGEVPLPPYIRGAVSGPDDYQTVYAREEGAVAAPTAGLHFTPELLSRLRDQGVGLVALTLHIGIGTFQSVRAEDVREHRMEAEHSTITPEAAAEVNARRGRLVAVGTSAVRALETASTPDGRLQAYSGWTDLFITPGYAFRAVQGLVTNFHLPRTTLLMLVCAFAGREAILQAYAEAVRERYRFYSFGDAMLIL; via the coding sequence ATGCGCCTGTCGGATTTCGAGTACGCGCTCCCGCCCGAACTCGTCGCACAGAGACCGGCCTCGCCCCGTGACGCCTCTCGGCTGCTGGTGCTGGATCGCTCCACCAGGCGCACGACACACCGCAACTTCCGCGACATCGGCGAGTATCTGCGCAGAGGCGACACCCTGGTTGTCAACGACACACGCGTGATCCCGGCGCGGCTGCGCGGGCGCCGGCGCACCGGAGGGGGAGCGGTAGAGCTGCTGCTGCTCCGTCCGTCCGGCGGCCGCCTGGGAGCCGAGGGCGACTGGGAAGCGCTGGCGCGCCCCGGACGACGGCTTCCGACGGGCACGATCGTCGAGGTGGGGCCGCACAGCGCGCCGCTGGAGGTGGTCGGCCGCCTGCCGGGCGGCCGGCGCGTGGTGCGTCTCCTCTCGGGCGGGACAATGCTTGACCTGCTGCGCTCCTGCGGCGAGGTGCCGCTTCCACCGTACATCCGGGGTGCCGTATCAGGCCCCGACGACTACCAGACCGTCTACGCTAGGGAGGAAGGAGCAGTGGCCGCGCCTACTGCCGGACTGCATTTTACGCCCGAGCTGCTGAGCCGGCTTCGCGATCAGGGCGTGGGGCTGGTCGCTCTTACCCTGCACATCGGCATCGGGACCTTCCAGAGCGTGCGCGCGGAGGATGTACGTGAGCACCGGATGGAAGCCGAGCACTCGACGATCACGCCCGAGGCAGCGGCCGAGGTGAACGCCCGTCGCGGCCGGCTGGTAGCAGTGGGCACCTCTGCGGTGCGGGCCCTGGAGACCGCCTCCACACCTGACGGCCGCCTTCAGGCCTACAGCGGGTGGACCGATCTGTTCATTACGCCGGGCTACGCCTTTCGTGCCGTGCAGGGATTGGTGACGAACTTCCACCTGCCCAGGACGACGCTGCTCATGCTTGTCTGCGCGTTCGCAGGGCGCGAGGCGATCCTGCAGGCCTACGCAGAGGCGGTACGGGAGCGGTACCGGTTCTACAGCTTCGGGGACGCGATGCTGATTCTCTAG
- a CDS encoding Glu/Leu/Phe/Val dehydrogenase, which translates to MGERGGWIVATGATASQVLTIKDDPWEMALHQFWQVAERLALKRGIQEYLVTPHRELTVNFPVKMDDGSIRIFTGYRVHHSTVLGPSKGGIRYHQDVTLNEVRALAMWMSWKCALVHLPYGGAKGGVIVDPTTLSAGELERLTRRYASEISVMMHPLGDIPAPDVGTNEQVMAWIMDTYSMHAGHSVPAVVTGKPVSIGGSVGRREATGRGCMIAAREAARILGIPWSGSTVVVQGFGNVGSAAAALMAAEGCKIVGVSDVFGGIYDPHGLDMPALLRHVAETRSVVGFPGAQAVTNQELLELPCTYLVPAALEGQITDTNAGRIRARVIVEGANGPTTPDADAILEAKGTTVLPDILANAGGVVVSYFEWVQDLQLFFWSEEDINQRLERIMVRSVREVIELARTQGVSYRLAALQRAVERVAEALMIRGIYP; encoded by the coding sequence ATGGGGGAAAGGGGAGGTTGGATCGTGGCTACAGGAGCGACTGCTTCGCAGGTCTTGACTATCAAGGACGATCCGTGGGAGATGGCGCTGCACCAGTTCTGGCAGGTGGCAGAACGCCTGGCGCTCAAGCGAGGGATACAGGAGTACCTGGTTACGCCGCACCGCGAGTTGACCGTCAACTTCCCGGTCAAGATGGACGACGGGTCCATTCGGATCTTCACCGGATACCGCGTGCACCACAGCACCGTGCTCGGGCCGAGCAAGGGAGGGATCCGCTACCACCAGGATGTCACCCTCAACGAGGTCCGCGCCCTGGCCATGTGGATGAGCTGGAAGTGCGCCCTGGTGCACCTGCCCTACGGTGGCGCCAAGGGCGGTGTGATAGTGGATCCCACGACGCTCTCCGCCGGCGAGCTGGAACGTCTGACCCGGCGTTACGCCTCCGAGATCAGCGTGATGATGCACCCCCTGGGTGACATCCCTGCGCCGGACGTCGGCACGAACGAGCAGGTCATGGCCTGGATCATGGACACGTACAGCATGCACGCCGGCCACTCGGTGCCGGCCGTCGTAACGGGCAAGCCGGTCTCGATCGGCGGTTCGGTAGGCCGTAGGGAAGCGACCGGCCGCGGCTGCATGATCGCCGCGCGCGAGGCGGCCCGCATCCTGGGCATTCCCTGGAGTGGCTCGACGGTGGTCGTCCAGGGGTTCGGGAACGTTGGGTCTGCTGCGGCGGCTTTGATGGCCGCGGAGGGCTGCAAGATCGTTGGCGTCAGCGACGTGTTCGGCGGCATCTACGATCCCCATGGGCTGGACATGCCCGCGTTGCTGCGGCACGTGGCGGAGACCAGGAGCGTCGTGGGGTTCCCCGGCGCGCAGGCCGTGACGAATCAGGAGTTGCTGGAACTGCCGTGCACCTACCTTGTGCCCGCCGCCCTGGAAGGCCAGATCACCGATACCAATGCCGGCCGGATCAGGGCCCGGGTAATCGTGGAAGGCGCCAACGGCCCCACCACGCCTGACGCGGACGCGATCCTGGAGGCCAAGGGGACCACCGTGCTGCCCGATATCCTGGCCAACGCGGGCGGAGTGGTGGTTTCCTACTTCGAGTGGGTGCAGGACCTCCAGTTGTTCTTCTGGAGCGAGGAGGACATCAACCAGCGTCTCGAGCGGATCATGGTGCGCAGCGTCCGCGAGGTGATCGAGCTGGCCCGGACGCAAGGCGTCTCCTACAGGCTGGCCGCGCTGCAGCGCGCGGTCGAGCGGGTCGCGGAGGCGCTGATGATACGCGGGATATACCCGTAG
- the tgt gene encoding tRNA guanosine(34) transglycosylase Tgt, with the protein MDFEVVRQAPRSAARAGLLRTSRGEVETPAFMPVGTNATVKALTPDEVAETGAQMILANAFHLYLRPGPQIIARAGGLHAFMGWAGPILTDSGGYQVYSLAKMRTVDDEGVAFRSPIDGSPHRFTPEGVVDIQRQLGSDIVMPLDVCLGYPHDPGEDRAAMEQTLRWAERSREHHARRGTGVLFGIVQGGFDPALRAESARRTAVLEFSGYALGGLSVGEPGKVMHEAIEAAVAELPPARPRYVMGLGGTPGLLEAVARGIDLFDCALPTRVARTGVLLTRSGRINIRNARFRDDLSPPDPGCACRVCARTTRAYLRHLFAADEMLGPRLATFHNLAFMGNLLREARLALREDRYEPWMRGVLARYASQW; encoded by the coding sequence ATGGACTTCGAGGTGGTGCGCCAGGCACCGCGCAGTGCCGCCCGTGCCGGCCTCCTTCGTACTTCGCGTGGCGAGGTCGAGACCCCGGCGTTCATGCCGGTGGGCACCAACGCGACCGTCAAGGCGCTGACCCCGGACGAGGTTGCGGAGACCGGCGCGCAGATGATCCTGGCCAACGCGTTCCACCTCTACCTGCGCCCCGGCCCCCAGATCATAGCGCGCGCAGGGGGGCTGCACGCGTTCATGGGGTGGGCAGGGCCGATTCTCACCGACAGCGGCGGGTACCAGGTCTACAGCCTTGCGAAGATGCGAACGGTGGATGACGAGGGCGTTGCCTTCAGGTCGCCGATAGACGGCAGCCCCCACCGGTTCACACCCGAGGGCGTCGTGGATATCCAGCGGCAGTTGGGTTCCGACATCGTCATGCCGCTCGATGTCTGCCTGGGCTACCCGCACGATCCCGGCGAGGACCGTGCGGCTATGGAGCAGACGCTGCGCTGGGCCGAACGCTCCCGCGAGCATCACGCTAGGCGAGGCACCGGTGTGCTCTTTGGCATAGTGCAGGGCGGGTTCGATCCCGCGCTCCGTGCCGAGTCCGCACGCCGCACCGCTGTGTTGGAGTTCTCGGGCTACGCGCTGGGAGGGCTCTCTGTGGGCGAGCCCGGTAAGGTGATGCATGAGGCGATCGAGGCCGCCGTCGCCGAGCTGCCGCCCGCGCGGCCGCGGTATGTGATGGGCCTGGGAGGCACGCCAGGCCTGCTCGAGGCCGTCGCCCGCGGGATAGACCTCTTCGACTGCGCCCTCCCGACGCGGGTGGCCCGGACCGGCGTCCTCCTGACGCGGTCCGGCAGGATCAACATCAGGAACGCCCGATTTCGGGACGACCTCTCGCCGCCGGATCCGGGGTGCGCCTGCCGTGTTTGCGCCCGGACCACGCGCGCCTACCTCCGACACCTCTTCGCCGCGGACGAGATGCTGGGGCCCCGCCTGGCGACCTTTCACAACCTGGCCTTCATGGGCAATCTGCTCCGGGAGGCACGCTTGGCGCTGCGCGAGGACCGGTACGAGCCCTGGATGCGTGGAGTACTGGCGAGGTATGCTTCGCAGTGGTAA
- the yajC gene encoding preprotein translocase subunit YajC has translation MPQQQSQVAVIVLWVLIFVVFYLLMIRPQRAQARKRKEMLDGLRRGDRVVTIGGIHATIAEIKEDVLNLDLAPNIRVKADRGAVSYIRSKAEPKAEE, from the coding sequence ATGCCCCAACAGCAGTCGCAGGTTGCGGTAATCGTTCTCTGGGTCCTGATCTTCGTCGTCTTCTACCTGTTGATGATCCGTCCCCAGAGGGCCCAGGCGCGCAAGCGTAAGGAGATGCTCGACGGCCTTCGGCGCGGCGATCGGGTGGTCACCATCGGCGGAATCCACGCCACCATCGCCGAGATCAAGGAAGACGTCCTGAACCTGGACCTGGCACCCAACATCCGTGTCAAGGCCGACCGGGGGGCCGTGAGCTACATACGCTCCAAGGCTGAGCCGAAGGCAGAGGAGTGA
- a CDS encoding HD domain-containing protein translates to MGTPPTQEDVRRDPEVEAFVTKANEYTGVIGYTEHGVRHASLSANIATNILRRLGHEARTVELAAIAAYLHDIGNLVSRTNHEQASAMLADRILTRLQMPPEERAVVMGAIGNHEERHGDVVSAVGAAVILADKSDVHRSRVRNPNPKAFDIHDRVNYAAEHSFLRVDEKSKTITLELTIDTTMSQVMEYFEIFLDRMLMCRRAAEFLGCGFKLQINGVKLL, encoded by the coding sequence ATCGGCACGCCACCGACCCAGGAGGACGTAAGGCGCGATCCCGAAGTCGAGGCCTTCGTCACGAAGGCCAACGAGTACACCGGCGTCATCGGGTATACCGAGCACGGTGTGCGGCACGCCAGCCTGAGTGCGAACATCGCGACCAACATCCTGCGCAGGCTGGGGCATGAGGCAAGAACCGTCGAGCTGGCGGCGATCGCGGCCTATCTCCACGACATCGGCAACCTGGTGAGCCGCACGAACCACGAGCAGGCCTCTGCCATGCTGGCCGATCGAATTCTAACACGCCTGCAGATGCCGCCCGAGGAGCGGGCCGTCGTCATGGGCGCCATAGGCAACCACGAGGAACGGCACGGGGACGTGGTCAGCGCGGTTGGCGCCGCGGTCATTCTGGCCGACAAGTCCGACGTCCACCGCTCGCGCGTGCGTAACCCGAATCCCAAGGCCTTTGACATCCACGACAGGGTCAACTACGCCGCGGAGCACTCCTTCCTGAGGGTGGACGAGAAGAGCAAGACCATTACCCTGGAGCTGACGATTGACACCACGATGTCGCAGGTAATGGAATACTTTGAGATCTTCCTGGACCGGATGCTGATGTGCCGGCGCGCCGCGGAATTTCTGGGGTGCGGCTTCAAGTTACAGATAAACGGGGTCAAGCTGCTGTAG
- a CDS encoding glycosyltransferase family 2 protein produces MRRAIVVLPLFNEEPTLARVLDEVRRWAQGLAVLVVDDGSTDRSPEVLRGYPDVTVITHARNEGYGQSLIDGFSFSLAHGYDAVVTLDCDEQHEPRQIPQFVTALEDADIVSGSRYLDPGVGGDDAPAERRALNEEITARLRVLTGYAITDAFCGFKAYRADALRRMTLTEPSYGLPLQVWIQAAHHRLQIIELPVPRIYKNPKRRFWGGLDDVAARRRYYEEVLRGEVQRWPLSLP; encoded by the coding sequence ATGCGCCGAGCAATTGTGGTTCTACCGCTTTTCAACGAGGAGCCGACGCTCGCCCGTGTGCTCGACGAGGTGCGGCGGTGGGCTCAGGGTCTGGCCGTGCTCGTCGTGGACGACGGCTCGACCGATCGGTCCCCCGAGGTGCTGCGCGGCTACCCCGATGTCACCGTCATAACCCACGCGCGTAACGAAGGGTACGGCCAGTCACTGATTGATGGGTTCTCGTTCTCCCTGGCTCACGGGTACGACGCCGTGGTGACGCTCGACTGCGACGAGCAGCACGAGCCCCGGCAGATACCGCAATTCGTGACCGCGCTGGAGGACGCCGACATCGTCTCCGGAAGCCGCTACCTGGACCCCGGAGTCGGCGGCGACGACGCCCCGGCCGAGCGGCGTGCGCTGAACGAGGAGATCACCGCCCGGCTGCGCGTGCTCACCGGGTACGCCATCACCGACGCGTTCTGCGGCTTCAAGGCCTATCGCGCCGACGCGCTCCGCCGGATGACGCTCACCGAGCCGTCGTACGGCCTGCCGCTGCAGGTGTGGATTCAGGCGGCGCACCACCGGCTGCAGATCATCGAGCTCCCGGTCCCGCGCATCTACAAGAACCCCAAGCGGCGTTTTTGGGGCGGACTGGACGATGTGGCCGCCAGGCGGCGATACTACGAAGAGGTGCTCCGAGGAGAGGTGCAGCGTTGGCCGTTGTCCTTGCCATAG
- the bshB1 gene encoding bacillithiol biosynthesis deacetylase BshB1, which yields MAVVLAIGPHPDDIEIAMGGTVCLLHAQGHEVVVCDLTDGEPTPIGSPERRAAETDEASRLLGVRRRLTLGLPNRFLQDTIEARIQVAEVIRRVRPDVLFVPYWVDAHPDHVAACALAEAARFTAKLTRTQMQGEPHYPDRVFHFFSTHYRLHVKPSFIVDISDHIETKMAAVAAYASQFGDERGNAGLLAAIRETSAYWGRLIHRRYGEAFVSREEIGIARWDGLI from the coding sequence TTGGCCGTTGTCCTTGCCATAGGTCCCCACCCGGACGACATCGAGATCGCGATGGGCGGCACTGTCTGTCTGCTGCACGCGCAGGGACACGAGGTTGTCGTGTGCGACCTCACCGATGGCGAGCCAACCCCGATCGGATCGCCCGAGCGGCGGGCCGCGGAAACAGACGAGGCCTCTCGGCTGCTGGGCGTCCGGCGCCGTCTGACCCTTGGCCTTCCCAACCGGTTCCTGCAAGACACGATCGAGGCGAGGATTCAGGTGGCCGAGGTGATCCGCAGGGTGCGCCCCGACGTTTTGTTTGTCCCGTACTGGGTGGACGCGCACCCAGATCACGTCGCGGCCTGCGCGCTGGCCGAGGCCGCCCGGTTCACCGCCAAGCTCACCCGGACCCAGATGCAGGGCGAGCCGCACTACCCTGATCGGGTCTTCCATTTCTTCAGCACGCACTACCGCTTGCACGTGAAGCCGTCGTTCATCGTGGACATCTCCGACCACATCGAGACCAAGATGGCGGCGGTGGCGGCCTACGCGTCGCAGTTCGGCGACGAGCGGGGGAACGCCGGGCTCCTCGCCGCGATAAGGGAGACCAGTGCCTACTGGGGCCGCCTGATCCACCGGCGGTATGGAGAGGCGTTCGTCAGCCGCGAGGAGATCGGGATCGCACGTTGGGACGGCTTGATCTGA
- the ccmA gene encoding heme ABC exporter ATP-binding protein CcmA → MSGGVPQPWAVDVRGLVKAFDHRPVLRGVDLRVGSGETLAILGANGSGKTTLLRIIATLSSPTRGSVAWFGEPSASLVEIRRRIGLVPHESLLYDTLTVAENLRFFGGLYDLPPERVECALDEYALRPLALRRVRVLSRGQRQQVNLARALLHEPDLLILDEPYTGLDVGAAERLTATLRASAARGCTVILTTHDPEGAGALDADVAVMLSGRLTEIMPASGLDAALLAAWFREGRL, encoded by the coding sequence GTGAGTGGCGGGGTTCCGCAGCCGTGGGCGGTGGATGTTCGAGGGCTCGTCAAGGCCTTCGACCACCGGCCTGTGCTGCGGGGCGTGGACCTGCGCGTCGGCTCCGGCGAGACGCTGGCGATACTGGGCGCCAACGGCTCGGGCAAGACCACGCTGCTTCGCATAATCGCCACCCTGTCGTCGCCGACCCGCGGGAGCGTAGCATGGTTCGGCGAGCCGTCGGCGTCACTAGTGGAGATCAGGCGGCGAATCGGCCTGGTTCCCCACGAGTCGCTCCTCTACGACACGCTGACCGTGGCGGAGAACCTGAGGTTCTTTGGGGGGCTGTACGATCTGCCGCCCGAGAGGGTCGAATGCGCCCTCGACGAGTACGCGCTGCGTCCGCTTGCCCTCCGGCGTGTGCGCGTGCTCTCGCGCGGACAGCGCCAGCAGGTGAACCTGGCGCGAGCGCTGCTGCATGAGCCCGACCTGTTGATTTTGGACGAGCCCTACACCGGCCTCGACGTTGGCGCGGCCGAGCGCCTGACAGCCACGCTGCGCGCCAGCGCCGCGCGCGGCTGCACGGTCATCCTGACAACGCATGACCCCGAAGGGGCCGGGGCGCTGGACGCGGATGTCGCCGTGATGCTGAGCGGAAGGCTCACCGAGATCATGCCTGCATCCGGGCTGGACGCGGCCCTGCTGGCTGCCTGGTTCCGCGAGGGACGGCTGTGA